In one window of Chiloscyllium plagiosum isolate BGI_BamShark_2017 chromosome 44, ASM401019v2, whole genome shotgun sequence DNA:
- the LOC122543473 gene encoding gastrula zinc finger protein XlCGF57.1-like, which translates to MEEKSSVPTGEKPYMCSVCERGFSRPSDLSRHKCGQTGIKWWKCGNCGKGFDYPSQLKRHQRSHNGEKPWKCTDCGKGFNYPSELEIHWRTHTGEKLFTCSQCGKRLAHLHSLLIHQRVHTGERPFSCSECGKGFTTSSHLLTHQRVHTGETPFKCPDCDKCYKSSGELMSHQRVHTDERPFKCSHCGTGFKHSSQRTVHQRIHTGERPFTCSECGKGFTQSSDLLKHQRVHTDEKPFKCPDCGKCFKSPGDLMSHQRVHTDERPFKCSQCGTGFRRSSDLIVHQRVHTGERPFTCSECGKGFAQSSHLLIHQRVHTDKRPFQCPECSKCFKSSGELMTHQRVHTDNRPFKCPDCGKCFKSSGELMSHQRIHTDERPFRCSHCATGFRRSSDLNEHQRVHTGEMTVHLLCMK; encoded by the coding sequence ATGGAAGAAAAAAGCAGCGTTCCCACTGGGGAGAAACCGTACATGTGCTCTGTGTGTGAACGAGGCTTCAGCCGACCATCTGACCTGTCGAGGCACAAGTGTGGTCAGACTGGCATAAAATGGTGGAAATGTGGGAACTGCGGGAAAGGATTTGATTACCCATCACAGCTGAAAAGGCACCAGCGCAGTCACAATGGGGAGAAGCCGTGGAAATGCAccgactgtgggaagggattcaattacccatCCGAGCTGGAGATTCACTGGCGTactcacactggagagaaactgTTTACCTGCTCCCAGTGTGGGAAACGATTGGCTCACTTACATAGTCTGCTGATACACCAGCgcgttcacactggggagagaccgttcagctgctctgagtgtgggaagggattcactacATCATCCCACCTGTTGacgcaccagcgggttcacactggggagacaccttttaaatgcccGGATTGTGATAAGTGCTATAAAAGTTCCGGGGAACTCATGTCCCATCAACGTGTTCATACTGATGAAAGACCGTTCAAGTGCTCCCACTGTGGGACAGGGTTCAAGCACTCGTCTCAACGCACTGtacaccagcgaattcacactggggagaggccattcacctgctctgagtgtgggaagggattcactcagtcatctgaCTTGTTGaaacaccagcgggttcacactgatGAGAAACCTTTTAAGTgtccagactgtgggaagtgTTTTAAAAGTCCTGGGGACCTGATgtcccatcaacgtgttcacactgatgagagacCGTTCAAgtgctctcagtgtgggactgggttcAGGCGGTCATCTGACCTTATCgtacaccagcgggttcacactggagagaggccatttacctgctccgagtgtgggaaaggattcgcTCAGTCATCCCACCTGCTgatacaccagcgagttcacactgacaAAAGGCCTTTTCAGTGTCCAGAGTGCAGCAAGTGCTTTAAAAGTTCTGGGGAACTGATGacccatcaacgtgttcacactgacaACAGACCTTTTAAATGCCCAGACTGTGGGAAATGCTTTAAAAGTTCTGGGGAACTGATGTCTCATCAACGTATCCACACTGACGAGAGACCGTTCAGGTGCTCTCACTGTGCGACTGGGTTCAGGCGATCATCTGACCTCAACgaacaccagcgggttcacactggggaaaTGACTGTTCACCTGCTCTGTATGAAGTGA